One region of Blattabacterium cuenoti genomic DNA includes:
- the menB gene encoding 1,4-dihydroxy-2-naphthoyl-CoA synthase produces the protein MNYTIDWVPIKKYKDILFFFGEGISKIEINRPWCHNAFRVETVNEMIDAINICRNRNDIDILIITGSGEKSFCSGGDQTTRGMGGYLDQNGIPRLNILDFYKKVREIPKPVIAMVNGYAIGGGHVLHVVCDLTIASDNAIFSQVGPKVGSFDGGFGCSYLARHIGQKKTREMWFLCKKYTAREALEMGLINKVVKKRELEKKTIEWCKIIQKRSPMSLRMIKRCLNAELDGQHGLMQLAGDATLMFYLMEESQEGKKAFLEKRSPDFKKFPRFL, from the coding sequence ATGAATTATACTATAGATTGGGTTCCAATTAAAAAATATAAAGATATTTTATTTTTTTTTGGAGAAGGAATTTCTAAAATAGAGATTAATAGACCATGGTGTCATAATGCATTTCGTGTAGAAACAGTGAATGAAATGATAGATGCCATAAATATATGTAGAAATAGAAATGATATAGATATATTAATTATAACTGGATCTGGAGAAAAATCTTTTTGTTCTGGAGGAGATCAAACTACAAGGGGAATGGGAGGGTATTTAGATCAAAATGGAATTCCCAGATTAAATATTTTAGATTTTTATAAAAAAGTAAGAGAAATACCCAAACCGGTTATAGCCATGGTTAATGGTTATGCAATAGGAGGAGGTCATGTTTTGCATGTTGTTTGTGATTTAACTATAGCTTCTGATAATGCAATTTTTAGTCAAGTAGGTCCAAAAGTTGGTTCTTTTGATGGTGGATTTGGATGTTCATATTTAGCCCGTCATATTGGACAGAAAAAAACACGAGAAATGTGGTTTTTATGTAAAAAATATACTGCTAGAGAAGCTTTAGAAATGGGATTGATTAATAAAGTAGTAAAAAAAAGAGAATTGGAAAAAAAAACCATAGAATGGTGTAAAATTATACAAAAGAGAAGTCCTATGTCTTTAAGGATGATCAAACGTTGTCTAAACGCCGAATTAGATGGACAACATGGATTAATGCAATTAGCAGGAGATGCTACTTTGATGTTTTATTTAATGGAAGAATCTCAAGAAGGAAAAAAAGCTTTTTTAGAAAAAAGATCTCCAGATTTTAAAAAATTTCCGAGATTTTTATGA
- the nhaD gene encoding sodium:proton antiporter NhaD, translating to MVILIFIFGYLLITLENFFSLNKVIPSILMAVTCWSLIIYLNIPVYELDQHLILKKNPKHLLLFHLGKASEIVFFLIGAMSIIAVIEKHSGFEALKELFCTSTKRKFLWIISIVSFLLSAIIDNLTATMVLISLLKKTVSNYKDRLYYLGLVIISANAGGVWSPIGDITTTMLWISNKVTTTHLIKKIFIPSILCMVISTLIASYIPIFNGDIQIKKNNLSRDSINRGFFMLKIGLFLMLLVPIFKTIIGIPPYMGMMFSLGIMLFIASKKYKSKSILDDTFKKVDMSSILFFLGILLSVSSLESMGKLYSLSHWINETVYTWKITTFLFGLISSIIDNVPLVAATIAMFSYPVNHDLWHFMAYVSGTGGSIFLIGSAAGVAAMSMEKINFFWYLKKISWIALIGYISGFIYLLIYPFFSFQ from the coding sequence ATGGTGATTTTAATTTTTATCTTTGGATATTTATTAATTACTCTTGAGAATTTTTTTTCTTTAAATAAAGTTATTCCATCTATTTTGATGGCTGTTACTTGTTGGTCTTTAATTATATACTTAAATATTCCTGTTTATGAACTAGATCAACATTTAATTCTGAAAAAAAATCCTAAACATTTATTATTATTTCATTTAGGAAAAGCATCTGAAATTGTTTTTTTTCTTATTGGAGCTATGTCTATTATTGCTGTCATTGAAAAACACTCTGGATTTGAAGCTTTAAAAGAATTGTTTTGTACAAGTACAAAACGTAAATTTTTATGGATTATAAGTATAGTTTCTTTTTTGTTATCTGCTATAATAGATAATCTTACAGCTACCATGGTTTTGATTTCTCTTTTAAAAAAAACAGTTTCTAATTATAAAGATCGTTTATATTATTTAGGATTAGTTATTATATCTGCTAATGCAGGAGGAGTTTGGTCTCCTATTGGAGATATAACAACAACTATGTTATGGATTTCTAATAAAGTAACTACAACTCATCTCATAAAAAAAATATTTATACCATCTATATTGTGTATGGTAATTTCTACTTTAATAGCTTCTTATATTCCTATTTTTAATGGAGATATTCAAATAAAAAAAAATAATCTATCAAGAGATTCTATAAATAGAGGTTTTTTTATGTTAAAAATAGGTTTATTTTTAATGTTACTTGTTCCAATTTTTAAAACTATAATAGGTATTCCTCCATATATGGGTATGATGTTTTCTTTAGGAATTATGCTTTTTATAGCATCTAAAAAATATAAATCAAAATCTATTTTAGATGACACGTTCAAAAAAGTAGATATGTCTAGTATTTTATTTTTTTTGGGAATTTTACTTTCTGTTTCTTCTTTAGAATCTATGGGAAAATTATATAGTTTATCTCATTGGATTAATGAAACTGTTTATACATGGAAAATTACAACTTTTTTATTTGGATTAATTTCTTCTATTATAGATAACGTTCCTTTAGTCGCTGCTACTATCGCTATGTTTTCTTATCCTGTAAATCATGATTTATGGCATTTTATGGCTTATGTTTCTGGAACAGGAGGAAGTATTTTTCTTATAGGATCTGCTGCAGGTGTGGCAGCTATGAGTATGGAAAAGATAAATTTTTTTTGGTATTTAAAAAAAATTAGTTGGATAGCTTTAATAGGATATATATCTGGATTTATTTATTTATTAATTTATCCATTTTTTTCTTTTCAATAA
- the eno gene encoding phosphopyruvate hydratase encodes MIKIKRIQARQILDSRGNPTVEVDVITENNILGRASVPSGASKGKNEAFELRDNKENVFFGKGVLKAVKNVNDIIAPELIGKSVLDQICIDKLMLELDGTKDKRRLGSNAILAISLATVKAASNELDLPLYRYIGGVHPCFLPIPLINIVNGGIHSNASSIVFQEFMIVPMKANSFGEAIQMGHKVFYQLKNILNKKGYSTNVGDEGGFSPNFNNGIEDVLDHILEAIHTANYEPYDQIAIAIDCAASEFYRNDQYNYSKFEKSEKKTKNSIKSREEHINYLSYLIKKYPIISIEDGMGQDDWEGWKLLTDEIGDKVQLVGDDLFVTQVNRLNKGIEKKVANSILIKLNQVGTLTETIETINVAKENKYKNIISHRSGDTEDSFISDLSVAFNIGQIKTGSLCRSERISKYNQLLRIENNLGKYSFYSKWN; translated from the coding sequence AGAAGTAGATGTAATAACAGAAAATAACATACTAGGACGTGCTTCTGTTCCATCTGGAGCATCAAAAGGGAAAAATGAAGCTTTTGAATTACGTGATAATAAAGAAAATGTTTTTTTTGGAAAAGGAGTTTTAAAAGCCGTTAAAAATGTCAATGATATTATCGCTCCTGAATTGATTGGAAAATCTGTTTTAGATCAAATCTGTATTGATAAACTAATGTTAGAATTAGATGGAACAAAAGATAAAAGAAGATTAGGATCTAACGCTATTTTAGCAATATCTTTAGCAACTGTAAAAGCAGCATCTAATGAATTAGATCTTCCTCTTTATAGATATATAGGAGGAGTTCATCCCTGTTTTCTTCCTATCCCTTTAATAAATATTGTAAATGGAGGAATACATTCAAATGCTTCTTCCATAGTTTTTCAAGAATTTATGATAGTCCCTATGAAAGCAAACTCTTTTGGAGAAGCAATTCAAATGGGACATAAAGTATTTTATCAATTGAAAAACATTTTAAATAAAAAAGGTTATTCTACAAATGTAGGTGATGAAGGAGGTTTTTCTCCTAATTTCAATAATGGAATTGAAGATGTTCTAGATCATATATTAGAAGCTATACATACGGCAAACTATGAACCTTATGATCAAATAGCAATAGCTATAGATTGTGCTGCATCTGAATTTTATAGAAATGACCAATATAATTATTCTAAATTCGAAAAATCAGAAAAAAAAACAAAAAATTCAATAAAATCAAGAGAAGAACATATTAATTATTTATCTTACTTAATAAAAAAATATCCAATTATATCTATTGAAGACGGTATGGGTCAAGATGATTGGGAAGGATGGAAATTATTAACTGATGAAATAGGAGATAAAGTTCAACTAGTTGGAGATGATCTATTTGTTACACAAGTAAATAGATTGAATAAAGGAATAGAAAAAAAAGTAGCAAATTCTATTTTAATTAAACTCAATCAAGTAGGAACATTAACAGAAACAATTGAAACAATAAATGTAGCTAAAGAAAATAAATATAAAAATATAATTTCTCATCGTTCTGGAGATACTGAAGATTCTTTTATTTCGGATCTTTCTGTCGCGTTTAATATTGGACAAATAAAAACAGGTTCTTTATGTCGTTCTGAAAGAATTTCAAAATATAATCAATTATTACGTATTGAAAATAATCTTGGAAAGTATTCATTTTATTCAAAATGGAATTAA
- the menA gene encoding 1,4-dihydroxy-2-naphthoate octaprenyltransferase encodes MKLKYWIYAARIHTLPLSFSGVTLSFFISKSRTNVNIIAYILCIITALLLQILANFSNDYGDSITGVDNFKRIGPKRTIQCGFISLSEMKKAIYIFSILSFFSGFFLLCETILWKNFFIFIISFIGIFICICSSIKYSIGSYPYGYVVGMGDLFVLIFFGFFSVEGSYFLYTYTLCIDIFILSLSIGLLNIGVLNINNMRDLDNDYENRKYTTAVWLGIKYAKLYHTFVISLSILLGIYFIFLNKKTIYQWFFFIFPVIFLILHIKNIIYMKEKKLFNSELKKLVMLTFLYEFSIGISFIN; translated from the coding sequence ATGAAATTGAAGTATTGGATTTATGCAGCTCGCATTCATACTTTACCTTTATCTTTCTCAGGAGTCACTTTGAGTTTTTTTATATCCAAGTCTAGAACAAATGTAAATATCATCGCTTATATTTTATGTATTATTACTGCTTTGTTATTGCAAATATTGGCTAATTTTTCAAATGATTATGGAGATAGTATAACAGGAGTAGATAATTTTAAACGAATAGGTCCTAAAAGAACAATTCAATGTGGTTTTATTTCTTTATCAGAAATGAAAAAGGCTATCTACATATTTTCTATATTATCTTTTTTTTCAGGATTTTTTTTGCTTTGTGAAACTATCTTATGGAAAAATTTTTTCATTTTTATTATATCATTTATAGGAATTTTTATATGTATATGCAGTTCAATAAAATATTCTATTGGATCATATCCTTATGGATATGTGGTAGGAATGGGCGATTTATTTGTTCTGATTTTTTTTGGTTTTTTTTCAGTAGAAGGAAGCTATTTTTTGTATACATACACTTTATGTATAGATATATTTATTCTTTCTTTATCTATAGGACTTTTGAATATAGGAGTTTTAAATATTAATAACATGAGAGATTTGGATAACGATTATGAAAATCGAAAATATACTACAGCTGTTTGGTTAGGTATTAAATATGCGAAATTATATCATACATTTGTTATATCACTTTCAATACTTTTAGGAATATATTTTATTTTTTTAAATAAAAAAACTATTTATCAATGGTTTTTTTTTATTTTTCCTGTTATATTTTTAATATTGCATATTAAAAATATAATTTATATGAAAGAAAAAAAACTTTTTAATTCTGAATTGAAAAAATTAGTGATGCTTACTTTTTTATATGAATTTAGTATAGGAATTAGTTTCATAAATTAA